A genomic segment from Spinacia oleracea cultivar Varoflay chromosome 3, BTI_SOV_V1, whole genome shotgun sequence encodes:
- the LOC130470102 gene encoding uncharacterized protein — MVIEEARETPQRYAPRRYTIQPANSPLCADILEEPMEKLKFPLCKYDGSTDLEVHCNMFEQHMMMYTDSDAMWSKVFPSTLLGVASGWYKGLPKGSVYNYRQLEAEFMLQFISRQQRKKTSGELMAITQRIGESLRDYLTRFNNESTSIPNLQQEVAVVALMRGMNHCEFKRYLGRKYFTDLESALVKAHEYIKSDKLMTIPNHFQSAPTRNIAPMPIQQTQQQQQCRGFRKDNQRRDHRGRDHQKQTNITYPAFHEYTPLNAPRAAIYNINKNENWKRPPPMSDKPRPQSKYCAFHEDCGHYTEECRDLKDNIEDMIRRGYLTQYRARQSNNNQQNHSRQNNNPNNRLPTTQAPLRIEQKAPETSRNAEARNAGQKGPTIWVISGGPCHGGTISGADRSLGEHRHLINYHSTRKWPSPPVMPEISFTPADCRGIIYHHDDPLEAFAQLQINEKEFTRANYPVIGFSGATVFPEGSIRLPVQIREGGAVRDLMVDFLVIKVPAAYNVIVGRPFIHDAQAVVSTYHLTMIYMSNFEKAERIRGSQESARSCYLTALKTPGRLAPSMNITREATMKRPAKNQNSKSEGEQSLLPKKEKR; from the exons ATGGTCATCGAGGAAGCAAGAGAGACACCTCAAAGATATGCACCACGCCGTTATACCATCCAACCTGCGAACTCACCCCTGTGCGCAGACATTCTAGAAGAACCAATGGAGAAATTAAAGTTCCCGCTCTGCAAGTACGACGGATCCACCGACCTGGAGGTCCATTGCAACATGTTCGAGCAGCATATGATGATGTACACAGACTCCGATGCCATGTGGTCCAAAGTGTTCCCATCCACACTCCTAGGAGTAGCGTCAGGGTGGTACAAGGGATTGCCAAAAGGATCAGTGTACAATTACCGGCAATTAGAGGCAGAGTTCATGCTGCAGTTCATCAGTCGgcagcaaagaaagaaaacGTCAGGAGAACTAATGGCAATCACACAAAGGATCGGAGAATCTTTGAGAGATTACCTCACCAGATTCAACAACGAGTCCACGAGCATACCAAACTTACAGCAAGAAGTAGCCGTAGTGGCTCTGATGAGGGGAATGAACCACTGCGAGTTCAAGAGGTATTTGGGAAGGAAATATTTTACGGACCTGGAAAGCGCGCTGGTGAAAGCCCACGAGTACATCAAAAGCGACAAATTGATGACAATCCCAAATCATTTCCAGTCGGCACCGACTAGAAATATCGCACCCATGCCTATTCAgcaaacacaacaacaacaacaatgtaGGGGATTCAGGAAAGATAATCAGAGAAGAGACCACCGAGGGAGGGATCACCAGAAACAAACAAACATCACCTACCCTGCATTCCACGAATACACCCCACTGAACGCCCCAAGAGCTGCCATCTACAACATCAACAAAAACGAGAACTGGAAGAGACCTCCTCCAATGAGCGACAAACCCAGACCACAGTCGAAATACTGTGCTTTCCATGAGGACTGTGGGCACTATACGGAAGAGTGCAGAGATTTGAAAGATAACATCGAGGATATGATCAGGAGAGGCTACCTGACACAATATAGAGCCCGACAAAGCAACAACAATCAACAAAATCACAGCCGGCAAAACAATAACCCAAACAACAGATTACCAACAACCCAAGCACCACTCAGAATAGAACAAAAGGCACCAGAAACCAGCCGCAATGCAGAGGCTAGAAATGCCGGCCAGAAGGGGCCGACAATATGGGTCATATCCGGCGGACCATGCCACGGAGGAACAATTAGTGGGGCAGATAGGAGCCTGGGCGAGCACCGCCACCTGATAAACTATCATAGCACCAGAAAGTGGCCATCACCCCCAGTCATGCCAGAAATCTCATTCACCCCCGCAGACTGCCGCGGAATCATATATCACCATGACGACCCACTG GAAGCCTTCGCTCAACTCCAAATAAACGAGAAGGAATTCACGAGAGCCAACTACCCGGTAATAGGATTCTCCGGGGCCACTGTCTTTCCAGAGGGAAGTATCCGGCTGCCGGTACAGATCAGAGAAGGTGGAGCAGTAAGGGACCTAATGGTAGACTTCCTGGTAATCAAAGTGCCGGCTGCGTACAACGTCATCGTTGGCCGACCATTCATCCATGACGCACAAGCAGTAGTATCAACGTATCACTTAACCATGATATACATGTCCAACTTTGAGAAAGCAGAGAGAATCCGAGGCAGTCAAGAATCAGCAAGATCATGCTACTTAACGGCATTAAAAACACCAGGACGACTGGCCCCATCTATGAACATAACAAGGGAAGCGACAATGAAAAGGCCCGCAAAAAACCAAAACTCGAAATCAGAGGGTGAACAATCTTTGTTGCCAAAGAAGGAGAAAAGATAG